The following proteins come from a genomic window of Actinopolyspora saharensis:
- a CDS encoding amino acid ABC transporter ATP-binding protein, whose translation MIRVSAVDKYFGSLRVLSDIDLEIPRGQVVVVLGPSGSGKSTLCRVLNRLEVATSGSILVDGVPLPEEGRALAELRADVGMVFQQFNLFAHKSIIDNVTLGPVKVRKLGRNEAREEGMRLLRRVGIADQAEKYPAQLSGGQQQRAAIARALAMRPKVMLFDEPTSALDPEMVSEVLEVMADLAEEGMTMLVVSHEMGFARRAAHRVLFMADGEIVEDTTPQQFFEQPESDRAKDFLGKILTH comes from the coding sequence ATGATCCGGGTGTCCGCGGTCGACAAGTACTTCGGCTCGCTGCGCGTGCTCTCCGACATCGACCTGGAGATCCCGCGCGGACAGGTCGTGGTGGTCCTCGGCCCGTCCGGCTCGGGCAAGTCCACCCTCTGCCGCGTGCTCAACAGGCTCGAGGTGGCCACCTCGGGATCGATCCTCGTGGACGGTGTCCCGCTCCCGGAGGAGGGGCGCGCGCTCGCCGAGCTGCGCGCCGACGTCGGAATGGTGTTCCAGCAGTTCAACCTGTTCGCCCACAAGAGCATCATCGACAACGTCACGCTCGGCCCCGTCAAGGTCCGCAAACTGGGCAGGAACGAGGCGCGCGAGGAGGGAATGCGCCTGCTGCGCCGCGTGGGGATCGCGGACCAGGCCGAGAAGTACCCGGCCCAGCTGTCCGGTGGTCAGCAGCAGCGCGCCGCGATCGCGCGAGCACTGGCCATGCGCCCCAAGGTGATGCTCTTCGACGAACCCACCTCGGCACTGGACCCCGAGATGGTCAGCGAGGTCCTCGAGGTCATGGCCGACCTGGCCGAGGAGGGCATGACCATGCTGGTCGTCAGCCACGAGATGGGCTTCGCGCGGCGCGCGGCGCACCGGGTGCTGTTCATGGCCGACGGCGAGATCGTCGAGGACACCACTCCCCAGCAGTTCTTCGAGCAACCGGAATCGGACCGCGCCAAGGACTTCCTCGGCAAGATCCTCACCCACTGA
- the miaB gene encoding tRNA (N6-isopentenyl adenosine(37)-C2)-methylthiotransferase MiaB, producing MTDNRAPQSFEVRTYGCQMNVHDSERISGVLEEAGYVRSSGEGTADLVVFNTCAVRENADNRLYGNLGRLRSAKQENPGMQIAVGGCLAQKDRGEIVRRAPWVDAVFGTHNLGSLPTLLERARHNEEAEVEILESLDKFPSTLPARRESAYSGWVSVSVGCNNTCTFCIVPALRGKEKDRRPGDVLAEVGALASEGVLEVTLLGQNVNAYGVEFGDRYAFGKLLRSCGDIEGLERVRFTSPHPRDFTDDVISAMAETPNVCPQLHMPLQSGSDRMLKAMRRSYRAERFLGIVDKVRAAMPHAAITTDIIVGFPGETEEDFEATLDVVRRARFASAFTFQYSKRPGTPAAEMEGQLPKEVVQQRYDRLVELQNEISLEANSELVGSEVELLVAEGAGRKNAHTARWSGRARDGRLVHFTPSGEVEDRIRPGDVVRTRVTQAAPHHLLADDGVSEHRRTKAGDHWEVGQRPKTSGVGLGLPTFGAPSAESAASAEQGCGC from the coding sequence GTGACGGACAATCGGGCGCCTCAGTCATTCGAAGTGCGCACGTATGGCTGCCAGATGAACGTGCACGACTCGGAGCGGATCTCCGGTGTGCTGGAGGAGGCGGGGTACGTGCGGTCCTCCGGGGAGGGCACCGCGGACCTGGTCGTGTTCAACACCTGCGCCGTGCGGGAGAACGCGGACAACCGCCTCTACGGCAATCTGGGCCGACTGCGCTCCGCCAAGCAGGAGAACCCCGGCATGCAGATAGCTGTCGGCGGTTGCCTCGCGCAGAAGGACCGCGGCGAGATCGTGCGGCGGGCACCGTGGGTCGACGCGGTCTTCGGCACGCACAACCTCGGATCGTTGCCGACGCTGCTAGAACGCGCCCGGCACAACGAGGAGGCCGAGGTCGAGATCCTCGAGTCGTTGGACAAGTTCCCCTCGACCCTGCCTGCGCGGCGCGAGTCCGCCTACTCCGGTTGGGTGTCGGTCTCGGTCGGCTGCAACAACACCTGCACCTTCTGCATCGTGCCCGCGCTGCGCGGCAAGGAGAAGGACCGGCGCCCGGGGGACGTGCTCGCCGAGGTCGGCGCGCTGGCCTCCGAGGGAGTGCTGGAAGTGACCCTGCTGGGGCAGAACGTCAACGCCTACGGGGTGGAGTTCGGCGACCGCTACGCCTTCGGCAAGCTGCTGCGCTCCTGCGGTGACATCGAGGGGCTGGAGCGCGTGCGCTTCACCTCCCCGCACCCGAGGGACTTCACCGACGACGTCATCTCCGCCATGGCCGAGACCCCGAACGTGTGCCCGCAGCTGCACATGCCGTTGCAGTCGGGTTCCGACCGGATGCTCAAGGCGATGCGGCGCTCCTACCGCGCCGAGCGCTTCCTCGGAATCGTGGACAAGGTGCGCGCGGCGATGCCGCACGCGGCGATCACCACCGACATCATCGTCGGGTTCCCCGGTGAGACCGAGGAGGACTTCGAGGCCACCCTCGACGTGGTCCGCAGGGCCAGGTTCGCCAGCGCCTTCACCTTCCAGTACTCCAAGCGCCCGGGCACCCCGGCCGCGGAGATGGAGGGGCAGCTCCCCAAGGAAGTGGTGCAGCAGCGCTACGACCGGCTGGTCGAGCTGCAGAACGAGATCTCGCTGGAGGCCAACTCCGAGCTGGTGGGCAGCGAGGTCGAACTGCTCGTCGCCGAGGGCGCCGGGCGCAAGAACGCGCACACCGCTCGCTGGTCGGGACGTGCTCGGGACGGCAGGCTGGTGCACTTCACCCCGAGCGGGGAGGTCGAGGACCGGATCCGGCCCGGGGACGTGGTGCGCACCAGGGTCACCCAGGCGGCTCCGCACCACCTGCTCGCCGACGACGGGGTGAGCGAGCACCGCCGCACGAAGGCGGGGGATCACTGGGAGGTCGGCCAGCGCCCCAAGACCTCGGGGGTCGGTCTCGGACTTCCCACGTTCGGGGCTCCGTCCGCGGAGTCCGCGGCCTCCGCGGAGCAGGGGTGCGGCTGTTGA
- a CDS encoding DUF349 domain-containing protein produces MTDQDTTPNTADASAAADSTTSGSGRGAAPAVPIASSDPARWGRVDSEGQVYVHTSTGERFVGSWQAGEPTEGLAHFARRFDDLRTEAELLETRISTGSGDPKQALSNAKHLRDGLPEASVVGDVDSLAARIDHIVERAEHAVEHAKAEREKARAEAVARKEALVAEAEQIGAEATNWKAAGDRLKAIFDEWKTIKGVDRKTDEALWKRFTKARDAFNRRRGSHFAELDRQRNVAKERKQELVNEAESLTESTDWGPTADRYKQLMAEWKSVGRAPRDSDEALWKRFRAAQDRFFARRSEAFAERDAEFAENARLKEELLTEAERIDPDADLSAAQSQLQRIQRRWDEIGKVPRERMRELEGRLRAVNDRVRSAEQAHWRQTDPEAQARVDQFRERVQQYEQQAQKARSAGDEKRAKEADRQAQQWREWLTAAENALADR; encoded by the coding sequence ATGACAGACCAGGACACGACGCCGAACACCGCCGACGCTTCGGCGGCCGCGGACTCGACGACGAGCGGTTCGGGACGCGGCGCCGCGCCCGCGGTGCCGATCGCCTCCAGCGATCCGGCGCGCTGGGGCCGGGTCGACTCCGAAGGCCAGGTCTACGTGCACACCTCGACCGGGGAACGCTTCGTCGGATCCTGGCAGGCGGGCGAGCCGACCGAGGGACTCGCCCACTTCGCCCGGCGATTCGACGATCTGCGCACCGAGGCCGAACTGCTCGAGACGCGGATCTCGACGGGTTCGGGCGATCCCAAGCAGGCGCTGTCCAACGCCAAGCACCTGCGCGACGGACTGCCCGAGGCCTCAGTGGTCGGTGATGTGGACTCGTTGGCCGCGCGCATCGACCACATCGTCGAGCGGGCCGAGCACGCGGTGGAACACGCCAAGGCCGAGCGGGAGAAGGCCCGAGCCGAAGCGGTGGCCCGCAAGGAGGCGCTGGTCGCCGAGGCCGAGCAGATCGGTGCCGAGGCCACCAACTGGAAGGCCGCGGGGGACCGTCTCAAGGCCATCTTCGACGAGTGGAAAACCATCAAGGGGGTCGACCGCAAGACGGACGAGGCGCTCTGGAAGCGGTTCACCAAGGCCAGGGACGCCTTCAACCGACGCCGCGGATCGCACTTCGCCGAGCTGGACCGGCAGCGCAACGTCGCCAAGGAGCGCAAGCAGGAGCTGGTCAACGAGGCCGAGTCGCTGACCGAGTCCACGGACTGGGGTCCGACCGCTGACCGCTACAAGCAGCTCATGGCGGAGTGGAAGTCCGTGGGCCGCGCGCCCAGGGACAGCGACGAGGCGCTCTGGAAGCGGTTCCGAGCCGCTCAGGACCGGTTCTTCGCCCGGCGCTCCGAGGCGTTCGCCGAACGCGACGCGGAATTCGCCGAGAACGCCAGGTTGAAGGAGGAGCTGCTCACCGAGGCCGAGCGGATCGATCCCGACGCCGATCTGAGCGCGGCCCAGTCGCAGTTGCAACGCATCCAGCGGCGCTGGGACGAGATAGGCAAGGTTCCGCGGGAGCGGATGCGCGAGCTGGAAGGACGGCTGCGCGCGGTCAACGACCGGGTTCGTTCCGCCGAGCAGGCCCACTGGCGCCAGACCGATCCGGAGGCGCAGGCGCGGGTCGACCAGTTCCGGGAGCGCGTGCAGCAGTACGAGCAGCAGGCGCAGAAGGCGCGCTCGGCCGGCGACGAGAAACGTGCCAAGGAAGCCGACCGGCAAGCCCAGCAGTGGCGGGAGTGGCTGACGGCCGCGGAGAACGCGCTGGCCGACAGGTGA
- the miaA gene encoding tRNA (adenosine(37)-N6)-dimethylallyltransferase MiaA, with protein sequence MMQRPVAVVGPTATGKSEVALWLAERLGGEIVNADAMQLYRGMDIGTAKTPPELRRGIPHHQLDVLDVTENASVAAYQRQAREAVERLLGEGAVPIIVGGSGLYVQALLDELNFPGTDPEVRARWEEHLQRVGTERLHRELAELDPPAAESIPSTNGRRIVRALEVIEITGKRFSANLPEPGPPRYGTLLVGLDRPVAELDERVNARVARMFDAGLVEEVRELERVGLRHGRTASRALGYQQVLAELDSSGDMSEAAAETARLTRRFVRRQRSWFRRDGRIHWLDATAGDPGRAVLNLLERADAE encoded by the coding sequence ATGATGCAGCGCCCCGTGGCCGTTGTCGGCCCCACGGCAACCGGCAAGTCCGAGGTGGCCCTGTGGTTGGCCGAGCGGCTCGGTGGCGAGATCGTCAACGCCGATGCCATGCAGCTGTACCGGGGCATGGACATCGGGACGGCCAAAACCCCTCCGGAACTGCGCCGGGGGATTCCGCACCACCAGCTGGACGTGCTCGACGTGACCGAGAACGCCTCGGTGGCCGCGTACCAGCGGCAGGCCAGGGAGGCGGTCGAGCGGCTGCTGGGCGAGGGGGCGGTTCCGATCATCGTCGGTGGTTCCGGTCTCTACGTGCAGGCCCTGCTGGACGAGTTGAACTTCCCGGGCACGGATCCGGAGGTGCGTGCCCGCTGGGAGGAGCACCTCCAGCGGGTCGGCACCGAGCGACTGCACCGGGAGCTCGCCGAGCTGGATCCCCCCGCGGCCGAGTCCATCCCCTCCACCAACGGGCGCAGAATCGTCCGGGCGCTGGAGGTGATCGAGATCACCGGAAAGCGGTTCTCGGCCAACCTCCCCGAACCGGGACCCCCCAGGTACGGAACTCTGCTGGTCGGTCTGGACCGCCCGGTCGCCGAACTGGACGAGCGGGTCAACGCCCGGGTGGCGCGGATGTTCGACGCGGGGCTGGTCGAGGAGGTCCGCGAACTCGAGCGGGTCGGGCTGCGTCACGGGCGCACCGCCTCGCGGGCGCTGGGCTACCAGCAGGTGCTGGCCGAGCTGGACTCGTCCGGGGACATGAGCGAGGCTGCCGCGGAAACGGCTCGGCTCACCCGGAGGTTCGTGCGCAGGCAGCGCTCCTGGTTCCGCAGGGACGGGCGGATCCACTGGCTGGACGCGACGGCGGGCGATCCGGGGCGGGCTGTGCTGAACCTGCTGGAGCGCGCGGACGCCGAGTGA
- the dapF gene encoding diaminopimelate epimerase has translation MQSYAGPEFLKGHGTENDFVVLPDPRGELELTARRVRALCDRRRGLGADGVLRVVPSGLLGEQLPADVPADAWFMDYRNADGSVAEMCGNGVRVFARYLFDAGLVSTGSVPVGTRAGVRTVVVEPDGRVTVDMGASAVRGHSSVTVAGYAMSALSVDLGNPHLVCLTGELSELDLSVQPGYDPDLFPDGVNIEFVEVLDEERIRMRVHERGVGETRSCGTGTVAATAAVVRAAGEEDGSRFVHVQGGVVEVRVTPVTSTLTGPAELVARGRLGSEWWSSLEAEPLTVSGVSP, from the coding sequence GTGCAGTCTTACGCGGGACCGGAATTTCTCAAGGGGCACGGCACCGAGAACGACTTCGTCGTGCTGCCCGATCCGCGCGGGGAACTGGAGCTGACGGCCCGGCGCGTGCGGGCGCTGTGCGACCGCAGGCGTGGCCTGGGAGCCGACGGCGTGCTGCGCGTGGTGCCGAGCGGGTTGCTGGGTGAGCAGCTGCCCGCCGACGTTCCCGCCGACGCCTGGTTCATGGACTACCGCAACGCCGACGGCTCGGTGGCCGAGATGTGCGGCAACGGCGTCCGGGTGTTCGCGCGGTACCTGTTCGACGCGGGGCTGGTCTCCACCGGAAGCGTTCCCGTGGGCACCCGTGCCGGGGTGCGCACCGTGGTGGTGGAACCGGACGGGCGCGTGACGGTGGACATGGGCGCGAGCGCCGTTCGGGGGCACTCCAGCGTCACCGTGGCGGGCTATGCCATGTCGGCGTTGTCCGTGGACCTGGGAAATCCCCACCTGGTCTGCCTGACCGGCGAGCTCTCCGAGCTCGACCTGTCGGTGCAGCCGGGCTACGACCCGGACCTGTTCCCGGACGGGGTGAACATCGAGTTCGTGGAGGTGCTCGACGAGGAGCGGATCCGCATGCGGGTCCACGAACGAGGCGTCGGCGAGACCCGTTCGTGCGGGACCGGGACGGTGGCGGCGACCGCGGCCGTGGTGCGCGCTGCGGGCGAGGAGGACGGTTCCCGGTTCGTGCACGTCCAGGGGGGAGTCGTCGAGGTCCGGGTCACGCCGGTGACCAGTACCCTCACCGGGCCTGCCGAACTGGTGGCGCGGGGCCGGTTGGGTTCCGAGTGGTGGAGTTCGCTCGAGGCGGAGCCGCTGACCGTTTCGGGTGTTTCTCCCTGA
- the hflX gene encoding GTPase HflX yields MIHEQLSKDYLTNRYFTDERFDTAERVADTDGFDTQATRDPSNAPEDEPSIGEMERQERASLRRVSGLSTELSDVTEVEYRRLQLERVVLVGVWTEGTSAQAEASLAELSRLAETAGSEVLEGLVQRKDRPDPSTYVGAGKVRELREIALAAGADTVICDGELAPGQARQLEEKLQLKVVDRTALILDIFAQHANSKEGKAQVELAQLQYYLPRLRGWGDKMSRQAGGRAGGGKGGVGTRGPGETKMETDRRRIHKRISKLRKELAAMSTIRETKRSRRVANAVPSVAIGGYTNAGKSSLLNALTGNGLLVEDSLFATLDPATRQARTVDGRPYTLSDTVGFVRHLPHQLVEAFRSTLEEVTRADLLLHVVDGSDPAPQEQVGAVRDVVSEIGSEQDGSVPPELVVVNKADALDTAKFAELRRLLPEAVFVSARSGAGIDELNRAIAEWLPKPDIYVDALVPYTRGELVSRVHTEGELVEREHTAEGTRLRAKVRNDLANALEPFATTG; encoded by the coding sequence ATGATCCACGAGCAGCTGAGTAAGGATTACTTGACCAACCGTTACTTCACCGACGAGCGCTTCGACACCGCGGAGCGCGTGGCCGATACCGACGGCTTCGACACGCAAGCGACCCGGGATCCCTCGAACGCGCCCGAGGACGAACCCTCCATCGGGGAGATGGAGCGGCAGGAACGTGCGTCCCTGCGCCGGGTCTCCGGTCTGTCCACCGAGCTCTCCGACGTCACCGAGGTCGAGTATCGGCGACTGCAGCTGGAGAGAGTCGTACTCGTCGGCGTGTGGACCGAGGGAACCTCGGCACAGGCCGAGGCGTCGTTGGCCGAGCTGAGCAGGCTGGCCGAGACGGCTGGCTCGGAGGTGCTGGAAGGACTGGTCCAGCGCAAGGACCGTCCCGACCCCTCGACCTACGTGGGCGCGGGCAAGGTGCGCGAGCTTCGGGAGATCGCCCTCGCGGCCGGTGCCGACACCGTGATCTGCGACGGCGAGCTGGCTCCCGGCCAGGCGAGGCAGCTGGAGGAGAAGCTCCAGCTCAAGGTCGTGGACCGCACCGCCCTGATCCTGGACATCTTCGCCCAGCACGCCAACTCCAAGGAGGGCAAGGCCCAGGTGGAGCTGGCACAGCTGCAGTACTACCTGCCCAGGCTGCGTGGTTGGGGCGACAAGATGTCCCGCCAGGCCGGTGGGCGCGCCGGCGGAGGCAAGGGCGGTGTCGGTACCCGTGGTCCCGGTGAGACCAAGATGGAGACCGACCGCAGGCGCATCCACAAGCGGATCAGCAAGCTGCGCAAGGAGCTCGCGGCGATGAGCACGATCCGCGAGACCAAGCGCTCCCGGCGCGTGGCCAACGCCGTTCCCTCCGTGGCGATCGGTGGCTACACCAACGCGGGCAAGTCCAGCCTGCTCAACGCGCTGACGGGCAACGGTCTGCTGGTGGAGGACTCCCTGTTCGCCACGCTGGACCCGGCGACCCGCCAGGCCCGGACCGTGGACGGCAGGCCCTACACCCTCAGCGACACGGTCGGTTTCGTCCGGCACCTGCCGCACCAGCTGGTGGAGGCCTTCAGGTCCACCCTCGAGGAGGTCACCAGGGCGGATCTGCTGCTGCACGTGGTGGACGGTTCGGATCCCGCTCCGCAGGAGCAGGTCGGTGCCGTCAGGGACGTGGTCTCCGAGATCGGCTCCGAGCAGGACGGTTCCGTTCCGCCGGAGCTGGTGGTGGTGAACAAGGCCGACGCGCTGGACACGGCCAAGTTCGCCGAGCTGCGGCGGTTGCTTCCCGAGGCCGTCTTCGTCTCGGCCCGCTCCGGTGCGGGCATCGACGAGCTGAACCGGGCCATCGCCGAGTGGCTGCCCAAGCCCGACATCTACGTGGACGCGCTCGTGCCCTACACCAGGGGTGAGCTCGTCTCGCGGGTGCACACCGAGGGCGAGCTCGTCGAGCGGGAGCACACCGCCGAGGGAACGCGGCTGCGCGCCAAGGTGCGCAACGACCTGGCGAACGCGCTCGAACCGTTCGCCACGACGGGTTGA